In the genome of Kallotenue papyrolyticum, the window GAAGCCCATGAGCAGCGCGGTGAAGATCACAAAGCGGCGGTCGGCGAGCACGCGCCGCAGGCTGCCCGCCATGGGCTGCGCCGGATCGGCAGGCAGCGCCGGCAGCCAGACGATCGTGAGCGCAGCAGCCACAGCGAAGCAGGCGGCCGCCGTGAAGCAGACCCAGGCGAAATCGAACGGCAGCAGCAGCGCACCGGTGAGCGGACCGAGCGTCATGCCGATCGCGCCGGCGATGCCGCTCAAACCGAAGAAGCGCATGCGCTCCTGCGGCGCGCTCAAGGCTGCTATCGCCGCGCTCTTGGGCGCATCGAACAGTGCGCCGCCCAGCGCGGCCAGCAACGACAGGCTCAACAGCCAGGCCGGCGTGACGGCCCAGGCCATGCCCGCGAAGCTGAAGGTGCGGATTACCAGGCCCCAGACGATCAAGGACTTCGCGCCCCAGCGGTCGGCCAGCGCGCCGCCGAACACGGTCAGGCCCTGCTGCGTCAACTGACGCGCGGCCAGCACCAGCCCGATCGTCGCAGCAGAAAAGCCCAGATCGTCCACGTAGTGCACCGCGATCAGCGGCACCAGCATGAAAAAGCCGGCATACATCAACAACGTATCCGCCAGCAGCACCAGCAGGCCACGCCGGGCGGCTCGATCGCGCGCCATGCGCCGCTCCCTTCCTCCAGGTCGGGCTGAATCCCGACGCCCTCGACGGGTGGACATCGCCCATACCCTCCGCGGCAGCATGGCTGCCGCGCTCCCCAACGCACCAGGCATGGCAGCACCCCCAGCGCTACCGCACCTGGGGCAGCACATCGCGAGCAAGCGCTTCCAGGCCGTGCAGATCGTCGAGATCGAGCCACTGCAGCATAACGCGCTGCACTCCGGCCTCGGCCAGCACGCCAAGCTGCTCGACGAGCGCGCCGGCGGTGCCGACCAGCGCGCCGCGCTGGCGCAGGGCCTGCGCATCACGACCGCGCAGCCGCTGCTGCAGCTGCGCATCGTCGCGGCCAAAGATCAGCGTGGTCATCAGCGAGCGACGCACCGCCTCCGGTTGGCGCCCCTGCGCCCGCAGCAGCTCATCCAGCAGGCGATTGCGCTCGGCAAAGGTCGCCGCATCGATCATCACCGCGTTCCACTCATCGGCGTAGCGCGCCGCCAGCGGCAGCGTACGGCGTGGCCCGTTACCGCCGATCACGATCGGCGGCCCACCCGCGCGGCGCGGTCGCGGCAGCAGCAGCGCCTCCTCCAGGCGGTAGTACTGCCCCTGGAAGCTCACCGGCGCGTCGCTGCGCAGCAGGCGCGTGATCACCTCCAGCGCCTCTTCCAGGCGATCCATGCGCGCGGCAGTGTCGAGCAAGGCAAAGCCATAGGCGCGATGCTCGCGCTCCTGCCAGCCCGCGCCAACGCCCAACTGCAAGCGTCCGCCGGACAGATCGTCGATCGCCGCGGCCTGACGCACCATGATCGCCGGATGGCGAAACGAGACCGGACTGACCAGCGGACCAAAGATGAGGCGCCGGGTGTGGCTGGCCAGCCAGGCCAGCGCGATCCAGCAATCGAGCGCCGCGTCATCGGGCGGCTGGGGATTGGTGAAGTGGTCGGAACGGTATAGGCCGACAAAGCCCAACTCCTCCGCGGCCTGAGCGATGCGCTGCCAGCGCTCCCAGGTCAGGCCCATCTGACCCTCGATCATCAGGGCAACTTCGATCATGCGTACCTTCCTCTCAGAACGTAGTGCCGGCGGAGCAGCGCTCCGCGCGCGCAGGTCAGCAAGGGGCATGCCCCTCGCTGCGCAAGTGTCATCAGTTTGCAATCCAGACAGGCTCTGCCCGGCTGCGCGCGCGCCACGCGCAGGTATAATCGTACGTAGCGGATCCGAGCTGGCCCCATAGGATAGCGCATGCTTGAAGTGTCGATCCAGGGACGCGTCGTGCGCGCCACGGACCTGCAACCGCTCAGCGGTGTCGCGCTGCGCCTGGTCGCCGACAGCACGGCGCTGGCAGGGCTACCCGACGCGCAGCCACTGCCGCCCCGCACCCAGGTGCGCTGGACGCGCCGCCTGACGGGCTTTGCCGGCACGCGCTGGGAGTGCTGGAAAGCCCACGTCGAAGGCCGCATCCCTGATCTGTCATGGCAACAATTTCGCGATCAGGTGCTGGCCTACAATCCCGCGCTGCGCGACGAGCCGATCTTCCGCGCCGACGCAACCTATCTGCTGCCCGAGGTGACGCCGCTACCGTCCTACACCTGGACGCGCCACCTGACCGGCTTCGCCGGCACGCGTCGGGAGTGCTGGGAGCAGCACGTCGCCGCACAGGTTCCCGGCCTGTCCTGGGAGCGCTTTCGCGATGAGGTGCTGCGCTACAACCCGCAGCTCAACGCCGATGGGCGCCTCTTCCGCCCCTACCGCAGCTACCTGCTGCCCGAGCCGGCCGCGTGCGAGCGCGCCTTGCTCCAGTGCGTCACAGATACCTCAGGTGCCTATTACTTCAAGCTCGGCAGCGAGCCGGTGGTGGGCGAACTGCAGATCGAGCTGGAGGAGTACCTGCCGCTGGCCATGCCGGTGGTGGTCAACGATCAGATCACGCAACCGTTGCTGCTGTATCCGCGCAGCACCGCCACACCCGCTGGTCGCGGCTGGGGCCGCTCCGGCACGCTCCGCTCGGCGCATCCCGCCTACCCCTACCTGCCCTTCAAAGTCCGTCGCCTGATCGACCGGGCCCTGTTTCTGCTGGGCGACGACACCGCGGTCTTCGATGCGCTGCCGCCGGAGGCGCGCGCGCTGTGCTACGGCGCGCGTTTCGCCCATGATCCGGACCATCCGCACAGCAAGGAGCTGCTCTGCGCGGACGTGGTCAGCATCGCGCTCACCGGCGCGGGCCTGAGGCTCGACTGGCTCAGCACCACCAATCCACACCTGGCGGATGCCTACCATCCCGATCGCGGCGCGCCGCACCTGGTCGAGATCGAGGAGCCCGACGACTGGCAGCCGGGCGATCTGCTGGTTTATGGCCGCGGCGACCCCGCGTCGCGCGCCGAGCATGTCGCGCTGTATGTTGGCCCGTTTGTCGGCGTCGATCGCAGCGGACGGGCGTATCATCCCGGCGACGGTGCAGATGTCGTCGAGGGCAGCATCCGCCGGCACTCCAACGGCGCAACCTACGGCACCGGCGTGAGCGGCGTGAGTCTGGCGCGCTGTCTACAGAGCAAACGTGGCCTGTACGCCTGGGTGCGCCACGTACGGCTGCGTGAGCTGGACGCGCTCTGGCAGCGTCTGCGCCAGGAGCACATCGCTGCCACGGAGATCCCAACCCCGAAATAGTAACGACGCGCCCGCGTGGGCGCGTTGCCGAACTGCGGATTGTCTGTCGCACGCTCAGGGTGTGGCCGTGGCGCTGACGGGCGGCAGGCTAGCCGCCGGCGCCTCCACCAAACTCTTGGCGATGTAGCCCTCCCGTCCATCCGGCAGGCGCACCTGATACCACGCGCCGCTCTCGGCCAGCAGCACCAGTTGGTCGCCCTGCCGCGCGGAAGCGATCACCGCGTACTGCGTGCCAGGACCGCTGCGCACATTAGCGGTAGTCGTCACGCGTCCGCTGATTTCGGGCGTAGCCGCGATCGAGGGCGTGGGCGTTTCCGCAGGCGTAGGCGTTGCCTCGACCACGCCGGTATCTTCCTCGTCGCGCGGCGCGCTCGCCTCGTCCGTGCCGGCGTTGGCGGCCACCACGGTTGGCGCCGGCACGCGCCGGCTCAGATCGTCACGCAGCGCCTGCACGCGGCTGGCGGCGAAGGCGAGCACAATCAGCATGACGATAAACACCAGCGCGGTTTTGATCGGCTCCGAGAAGCGCAACAGGGCTGAGCGTGAATGCAGCCGATCGAGGGCGACCTGCGCACTATCAGCGACCGACTCGCCCCAACTGGTTTTGCCGTGATCTTCGTGCGCCACGCGCCGCAGCGCAAGCATCGCACGCGTATCGCCCACCTCGGAGAGCGCGCGCACCACGCTCCAGCGCACATTGCTGTTGGGGTGGCGCAGGGCTTGAATCAGTGCGCCATTGGCACGCCCATCGCCGATCTGCGCCAGCGCTTCGGCGGCGCGGTAGGAGGTCAGCCAGGGATGATCCGGTGTGAGCGCTGCCGTCAGCGCCGGCACGGCCTGCGGACCGAGCTTGACCAGCTCATCGACGGCAACACTGTGACGCGGATGGGTCGGATCGCCAAGCGCCTCGATCAGCTCGCGGAGCTGATCCCGGTCGCTCTGCGGCTCCGCCCGAGGCGCGCGCGACGCCGCGGGCGCGGCGTGCTCCTCCGGCTGACCGGCCACGTCGCGGGTATGGCTACTCATCTGGGTATGCTTCCTCCTGTGACGGCCCGTCTTGGGACGGACGCGCCGGCGCGCTGCCCAACCGTGCGGGCCAACGCTCAAGCAGATAGTCGATCAATTGCTGTGCCGCGGCGCTCTTGGGCTGGCGCGGCAGCACGCGCGCCACACCGCCCGCCTCGATCAGCGTCAGTTCGATCTCCGGCTGACCGATGCTGCTGAGCGCGTCGTTGGCCACGATCAAGTCCAGGCCCTTGCGTTCGAGCTTGTCGCGCGCGGCGGACAGCAGGTCCTGTGTTTCGGCGGCAAAGCCCACCTTGAGCGGGCGTCGCTCGGCGGCCAGCGACTGCAAGATATCGGTCGTCGGCTCCAGCTCCAGCGTCCAGCCCTGCGCGGATTTTTTGCGCTTGTGCTCGAGCCTTTCGGCAGGACGGTAATCGGCGACCGCCGCGTTCATCAGCAGCAGATCGGCCTCGGCGATGACGCGTTGCAGCGCAGCATGCATCTGCTGCGCCGTTTCGACGCGCAGCACCTCGACGCCCACCGGCGCTTCGAGCGCCACTGGCCCGGCGATCAGCGTGACCTGCGCGCCCTCATCGCGCGCGGCAGCGGCCAGGGCGTAGCCCATCTGCCCCGAAGCGCGGTTGCCGATGAAGCGCACCGGATCGATCGGCTCGTGCGTGCCACCGGCGGTCACCACCACACGCCGCCCGCGCATGCGGCCATAGACGCGGCCTAGCAGCGCGCGCAGCTCGCCTTCGAGACGATCGATGCCCGGCAGACGCCCACGCCCGCTCTGGCCGGAGGCCAGCAGGCCCTCCTCGGGTTCGAGCACGTACATGCCCCAGGCGCGCAACTGCGCCACGTTGCGCTGCGTCGCCGGATGCTGCCACATATGTGTTTCCATAGCCGGGGCAATCAAGATCGGGGCCGTGGTCGCCAGGGCGGTGGTCAGGATCAGCGTATCGGCCAGGCCAGCGGCCAGCGCAGCGATGGTATGGGCCGTTGCCGGCGCGATCAGCAGGGCCTGCGCCTGCCGACCAAGCTGGATATGCGCGGCAGCGCTTTCCAGCGTGGCCCACATATCGCTGTACACCGGGCGGTGCGTCAGGCTTTGAAAGGCCAGCGGCGTGACGAAGCGCGTGGCTTCCTCGGTCATGATCACGTCCACCAGCGCGCCGGCGACGGTGAGCTGCCGGGCCAGCTCCAGGGCCTTGTAACAGGCGATGCTGCCGGTCACGCCCAGGACGATGCGTTTGCCTTCTAGAACGTTCACACGCGCTCCTCGATCACCGTGAGATTGTAGCAGCCGTAGAAGGCGGCGTCAAAGGCACGGCGGGCACCGGCTGCCTCAGGCGCTGCCCTGGTTGAGCTCGTAGATCAGGCGCAGCCCTTCCAGCACAAGATGGTCAACCACATGGTCGATGATCTGGTGACCGGGCGGCAGCGCCTCCAGCACCAGCCGCGCCAGACCACCCGTGGCCACCACCGTCGCGCGCTCGCCCAGCTCGTCCCAGAGACGCTCGACGATCCCTTCGACCAGCCCGGCATAGCCATAGACAATGCCCGACTGCATGTACTGCACGGTGTTTTTGCCGATCACGTGGGGCGGTCGCGCCACCTCGACCTGAAACAGCCGCGCGGCGGCCTTGCCCAGCGCCTCCGCCGAGATGACGATGTTGGGGGCGATCACCCCGCCGATGTAGTCGCCCTGGCGCGAGATGACATCAAAGACGGTCGCCGTGCCGAACTCGATCACGATCACCGGCCCACCGAAGCGCCGGTACGCGGCCACGGCGTGCGCCACGCGGTCGGCGCCCAGCTCGCGCGGTGTGTCGATCAGCAGGCGCATACCGGTCTTGACGCCCGGCCCCAGCACCAGCGGCTCGACGCCCAGATAGCGCCGCGCCAGCTGGATCCAGACCTCGGTCAACGGCGGCACCACGCACGCAATCGCGCAGCCGCGCACCTGGTCCAGGCGATAGCCGCGCAACGCAAACAGGTTGTGCGCCAGCACGCCGTATTCATCCGTCAGACGCTGGCGCTCGGTGGCAATGCGCCAGACTTCGAGCTGCCGCGCGCCGTCGTACAAGCCCAGCTTGATGTTGGTATTGCCGATATCAACTGCCAGCAACATAACCTTTATCCTGTTTGGGCGCATTGTAGCATCCCCAACGTCCGCACCGCGCAGCGACGCGTTGCGCGATCGTTGCGGATATGGTACAAAGGACAGCGCAGAGATGCGCTGCGGCCCCGTAGCTCAGGTGGATAGAGCAGCGGTTTCCTAAACCGCGTGTCGCGCGTTCGAGTCGCGCCGGGGCCGCCACCTTTTCCCCGTCCGCCTGCTGCAGATAACGCCCGGTCTATCCGGCGACGCCTTGCACCGAGGGCCCTGCTCGCGCCTGTCCCACCTGGCACCATCTGGCCGGTCCTTCCGGCGCCGGGCTGAGCGACATGCGGAAGGCTGCATCCTGCTATACGCTGCCTGGCGCCTTGGCCTGCACAGCGCGCCGTCATCGTTCTGGCCATGGTTGGAGGAAAACGCCATGCTCCGATCGCTTCGCTTGCTCTGGTTGAAGCTGGTCAGGCGCGGGTGATCGGTCCGTGCGGCAATCGCCGGATACGCCGGCAGGGCGCACCCTGGCCCAGGCATCGACAGATGTGGCCGGTGGGGACAGGCCGGCGCGCCGCGGCGGCGTCAGGGGTGCACGACCACGGTTGTGCCGATCGGTGCCCAGTTGTAGAGCCAGGCGGCGGCGTCCAGCGGCAGGTTGACGCAGCCGTGGCTCAGACGCACGCCGGTGCCGAAATAGTTGTGCCAGTAGGCGCCATGCAGCGCTACCGAGCCGGTGAAATACATCACGTGCGGCACGTTGGGCACGACCCAAGACTCGCCGCCCAGGTTGCCGCGCATGGTCTGCAGCGGCAGCTTGGCGTAGATCTGGTAGGTGCCCGTGGGCGTGTTGAAGCCGTCCTTGCCCGTCGCTACCGGCGCGCTGAAGACCACCTGGCCGTCTTCGTAGGCCACCAACTGCTGGCGCGACAGATCGACATCGATCAGCTTGCCGCTGCGCTGCGGAGCCGAAGGAGGAAGCGGCGCCGCGGCGACCGTTGGCCTGGGAGCGGGCGTTGGCGGCACGGGCGTGGGCGTTGGCGGCACGGGCGTGGGCGTCGGCGCGAGCTGGGCAAAGGCGGCCATCATGCCATCGGCCGTTACTGCCTGCGAGACGAGCACCGCCGGCTTTTGTTCGGGCGTGATCAGCGCGCGGGCCAGCGCCGCTTCACGTCCCAGGGCGCTGACGCGCACATCCTGGCCGGGCGGCAGCGCGGGATGGTGTTCCAGCCGCGCGCGGGTGAAGTATTGCACCCGCAAGCTGGCGCCATCCACCATCTCCCACAGCGGCTCCGAAATCGGCGGGCCAAACATCAGCTCGCCGTTGTGCTCCTGCCAGAATCGCAAAAACGGCCCCGACAGCGTATGACCGGTCTCGGCGAAGAAGCGGCCCTCGCCCCGCGGCGCGGTGGCCGGCAGGCGCTCGAACGAACGCCAGCGCGTGCGCTCGCGGCCCAGCTCGCCCGGCACGACTCCGCCGGCGCGCGCTTCCAGGCGGCCCCGTTCGAAGTATTGCATCGGGATGTTGCCTTCAAAGACGATCGGCGTCAGCGGAGCGCCCAGCAGCTCGGCGCC includes:
- a CDS encoding LLM class F420-dependent oxidoreductase, which codes for MIEVALMIEGQMGLTWERWQRIAQAAEELGFVGLYRSDHFTNPQPPDDAALDCWIALAWLASHTRRLIFGPLVSPVSFRHPAIMVRQAAAIDDLSGGRLQLGVGAGWQEREHRAYGFALLDTAARMDRLEEALEVITRLLRSDAPVSFQGQYYRLEEALLLPRPRRAGGPPIVIGGNGPRRTLPLAARYADEWNAVMIDAATFAERNRLLDELLRAQGRQPEAVRRSLMTTLIFGRDDAQLQQRLRGRDAQALRQRGALVGTAGALVEQLGVLAEAGVQRVMLQWLDLDDLHGLEALARDVLPQVR
- a CDS encoding L,D-transpeptidase translates to MTWRNRRRWGAVLLLLLTGVLARVALGQEGSRFFESTGHTLDNRYGFLAFWEAHNGAELLGAPLTPIVFEGNIPMQYFERGRLEARAGGVVPGELGRERTRWRSFERLPATAPRGEGRFFAETGHTLSGPFLRFWQEHNGELMFGPPISEPLWEMVDGASLRVQYFTRARLEHHPALPPGQDVRVSALGREAALARALITPEQKPAVLVSQAVTADGMMAAFAQLAPTPTPVPPTPTPVPPTPAPRPTVAAAPLPPSAPQRSGKLIDVDLSRQQLVAYEDGQVVFSAPVATGKDGFNTPTGTYQIYAKLPLQTMRGNLGGESWVVPNVPHVMYFTGSVALHGAYWHNYFGTGVRLSHGCVNLPLDAAAWLYNWAPIGTTVVVHP
- a CDS encoding SH3 domain-containing protein codes for the protein MSSHTRDVAGQPEEHAAPAASRAPRAEPQSDRDQLRELIEALGDPTHPRHSVAVDELVKLGPQAVPALTAALTPDHPWLTSYRAAEALAQIGDGRANGALIQALRHPNSNVRWSVVRALSEVGDTRAMLALRRVAHEDHGKTSWGESVADSAQVALDRLHSRSALLRFSEPIKTALVFIVMLIVLAFAASRVQALRDDLSRRVPAPTVVAANAGTDEASAPRDEEDTGVVEATPTPAETPTPSIAATPEISGRVTTTANVRSGPGTQYAVIASARQGDQLVLLAESGAWYQVRLPDGREGYIAKSLVEAPAASLPPVSATATP
- the coaBC gene encoding bifunctional phosphopantothenoylcysteine decarboxylase/phosphopantothenate--cysteine ligase CoaBC, which encodes MNVLEGKRIVLGVTGSIACYKALELARQLTVAGALVDVIMTEEATRFVTPLAFQSLTHRPVYSDMWATLESAAAHIQLGRQAQALLIAPATAHTIAALAAGLADTLILTTALATTAPILIAPAMETHMWQHPATQRNVAQLRAWGMYVLEPEEGLLASGQSGRGRLPGIDRLEGELRALLGRVYGRMRGRRVVVTAGGTHEPIDPVRFIGNRASGQMGYALAAAARDEGAQVTLIAGPVALEAPVGVEVLRVETAQQMHAALQRVIAEADLLLMNAAVADYRPAERLEHKRKKSAQGWTLELEPTTDILQSLAAERRPLKVGFAAETQDLLSAARDKLERKGLDLIVANDALSSIGQPEIELTLIEAGGVARVLPRQPKSAAAQQLIDYLLERWPARLGSAPARPSQDGPSQEEAYPDE
- a CDS encoding type III pantothenate kinase, translated to MLLAVDIGNTNIKLGLYDGARQLEVWRIATERQRLTDEYGVLAHNLFALRGYRLDQVRGCAIACVVPPLTEVWIQLARRYLGVEPLVLGPGVKTGMRLLIDTPRELGADRVAHAVAAYRRFGGPVIVIEFGTATVFDVISRQGDYIGGVIAPNIVISAEALGKAAARLFQVEVARPPHVIGKNTVQYMQSGIVYGYAGLVEGIVERLWDELGERATVVATGGLARLVLEALPPGHQIIDHVVDHLVLEGLRLIYELNQGSA
- a CDS encoding MFS transporter; amino-acid sequence: MARDRAARRGLLVLLADTLLMYAGFFMLVPLIAVHYVDDLGFSAATIGLVLAARQLTQQGLTVFGGALADRWGAKSLIVWGLVIRTFSFAGMAWAVTPAWLLSLSLLAALGGALFDAPKSAAIAALSAPQERMRFFGLSGIAGAIGMTLGPLTGALLLPFDFAWVCFTAAACFAVAAALTIVWLPALPADPAQPMAGSLRRVLADRRFVIFTALLMGFWFLWVQLSISLPLAAQRWGTPRLVTPLGTLAINGVAWVYALNALLTLALQYPLLRLLERRFSAFTILMLGTALTAIGLGLVALAGSLAALLGCVALFSLGAMLVQPTLQTVTAALADAHALGAYFGFGALSLALGGAAGNYLGGLLFDLARAAGWPALPWLVFALVGLIVTLGLLALQRNQTRAAAVAALSRS